The Heptranchias perlo isolate sHepPer1 unplaced genomic scaffold, sHepPer1.hap1 HAP1_SCAFFOLD_44, whole genome shotgun sequence genome includes a window with the following:
- the LOC137312901 gene encoding uncharacterized protein, whose translation MELNSLLIAFILLMPLYAMGDVVHQWPGSIVVEQLGAVELNCFQNGTARSYMYWYRQSARAGFVLIGYSFGEGRAEYENEFKNGFTISRTMNDKKSSLKILGIKPADAAVYYCAASDGTTAVQIGSLPEQKPPPWEQKTILGTIGDEVIASRRQRKEAETRRKSITERDGERQGGEINLAQPKVIQLCLLAVVWRIEESLVLLRLCNGVSGNNDYIFGHGSKLVVVEHEIQDPKVVVFQPSPEEIQKKEKATVVCLVTGFYPDNIYIHWLVDGKKKDSKDTSIHTDSNSIAGEGGKHYSISSRLRFEAKDWAVSKNVLCEVEHYQIGSKHETFKAKIDIKAEICGVSKEEKMQSMGTAKLSYLILICKSILYAAFISILAWKTKASYSKRFD comes from the exons ATGGAATTAAATTCCTTGCTCATTGCCTTCATATTGCTGATGCCAC TCTATGCCATGGGAGATGTCGTGCATCAGTGGCCAGGATCGATTGTTGTTGAACAGCTTGGAGCGGTCGAATTGAATTGCTTTCAGAATGGAACTGCTCGAAGCTACATGTACTGGTATCGGCAATCGGCCCGAGCAGGATTCGTGTTAATCGGATATTCTTTTGGAGAAGGCAGAGCTGAATACGAGAATGAGTTTAAGAATGGATTTACCATCAGTCGAACTATGAATGATAAGAAATCCAGCCTGAAGATCCTTGGAATCAAACCGGCAGATGCGGCAGTGTATTACTGCGCCGCGAGTGATGGGACCACAGCGGTTCAGATTGGTTCATTGCCTGAACAAAAACCACCGCCGTGGGAACAAAAAACCATTCTAGGCACAATCGGTGACGAAGTGATTGCTTCACGAAGACA GAGGAAAGAGGCAGAGACGAGGAGAAAAAGTATaacagaaagagatggagagcgacagggaggggaaATAAATTTAGCACAACccaaagtgatccaactgtgctTACTGGCAGTTGTGTGGAGAATTGAGGAGTCACTAGTTTTATTACGACTGTGTAACGGTGTGTCAGGAAATAACGATTATATATTTGGCCATGGCTCAAAACTCGTTGTTGTCG AACATGAGATTCAAGATCCCAAAGTCGTTGTGTTCCAGCCCTCTCCCGAAGAGATCCAAAAAAAGGAGAAAGCGACTGTGGTTTGCCTGGTGACCGGATTCTACCCAGATAACATTTACATCCATTGGTTGGTCGATGGCAAGAAGAAAGACTCCAAAGATACAAGCATTCACACCGACAGTAATTCCATCGCAGGGGAAGGGGGTAAACACTACAGCATCAGCAGTCGGCTGAGATTCGAAGCCAAGGATTGGGCTGTGTCTAAGAATGTTCTTTGTGAAGTGGAGCACTACCAAATCGGATCAAAACATGAAACATTCAAAGCCAAAATAGATATCAAAGCTG AAATCTGTGGTGTGAGTAAAG AAGAGAAAATGCAAAGCATGGGGACAGCAAAATTGTCCTATCTGATCCTGATCTGTAAAAGCATCTTGTACGCAGCCTTCATCTCAATACTCGCTTGGAAAACTAAG GCATCTTACAGCAAAAGGTTTGACTGA